In Rhizobium oryzihabitans, one DNA window encodes the following:
- a CDS encoding Na/Pi cotransporter family protein, which yields MESVVVSINLFGAVALLLFGLGQIKDGMSRAFGAKLRIGLAAGTRGGFRSFIAGLVATIALQSSTATALMVASFVEKDLIAPAMAQIVLLGANVGTATTAWIVALGLGWLSPMLILAGVVLLRGKSVQRQGAGAALAGVGLMLLSLHLLSAATDPIRQSPALNLFISMLGNAWPVALIFSAVLAVLASSSLAIVVLILSLAASGGIETSLVIVLVLGANLGGAVPPVLATLKAPVAARRVALGNLIVRTTGCVAALPLAGYGAALLDMSPFSHANLAVDAHLLFNLAVAVIAWPLSPLLLRVTTALLPEKEGTETSRSYLDSHDLGQPVAALAGASREVMLVGDLIERMLRQASDAMHDSDLSKLNDISTLEGRVDSIQHAIKVYVSKVGQDGQDGLCQKDQRRAMDIVEYAINLEHIGDIIEKGIRPEIVKKINLGLRFSDDGKSELERLFSITLDNIRMAQSVFATRNADLARRLVEVKEDVRRLEKQSSERHLQRLRDGRADSIQTSSVHLDMLRDLKRINAHIAAVAHPILDESGLLIESRIKQAG from the coding sequence GTGGAATCGGTCGTTGTCAGCATCAATCTGTTCGGTGCAGTGGCGCTGCTGCTTTTCGGCCTTGGGCAGATCAAGGACGGAATGTCGCGTGCCTTCGGCGCCAAGCTTCGCATCGGGCTTGCCGCCGGTACACGGGGTGGGTTTCGCTCCTTCATCGCCGGCCTCGTGGCGACGATCGCCCTGCAGAGTTCGACAGCCACGGCGCTGATGGTTGCCTCCTTCGTTGAAAAAGACTTGATCGCACCGGCGATGGCGCAAATCGTGCTGCTCGGCGCAAATGTGGGTACTGCGACGACCGCGTGGATTGTCGCACTCGGTCTTGGCTGGCTGTCGCCGATGCTGATCCTTGCCGGGGTCGTCCTGTTGCGTGGAAAGTCGGTGCAACGGCAGGGTGCGGGCGCTGCCCTTGCCGGTGTCGGCCTGATGTTGCTTTCCCTGCATCTTCTTTCTGCGGCGACGGATCCCATCAGGCAGTCGCCGGCGCTTAACCTCTTCATTTCCATGCTCGGCAATGCCTGGCCGGTCGCGTTGATCTTTTCCGCGGTGCTGGCCGTGCTGGCATCATCGAGCCTTGCCATCGTCGTCCTCATCCTGTCGCTTGCCGCAAGCGGCGGCATCGAAACAAGCCTCGTCATCGTGCTGGTGCTCGGTGCCAATCTCGGCGGTGCGGTTCCGCCGGTGCTGGCGACGCTGAAGGCGCCGGTCGCGGCGCGCCGGGTGGCGCTTGGCAACCTCATCGTCCGGACTACCGGCTGTGTCGCAGCCCTGCCGCTTGCCGGATACGGCGCGGCACTGCTCGACATGTCGCCTTTCTCGCACGCCAATCTAGCGGTCGACGCGCATCTTCTCTTTAATCTGGCGGTTGCCGTGATCGCATGGCCGCTATCGCCGCTGCTGCTGCGGGTGACGACCGCACTGCTGCCGGAAAAAGAGGGAACCGAAACTAGCCGCAGCTATCTCGACAGTCATGATCTGGGGCAGCCGGTTGCGGCTCTTGCCGGCGCAAGCCGCGAGGTCATGCTGGTCGGCGATCTGATCGAGCGCATGCTACGTCAGGCAAGTGACGCCATGCACGACAGCGATCTTTCGAAACTCAATGATATCAGCACGCTGGAAGGCCGGGTCGATAGTATCCAGCATGCCATCAAGGTCTATGTCTCGAAGGTGGGCCAGGATGGCCAGGATGGATTGTGTCAAAAGGACCAGCGACGCGCGATGGATATCGTCGAATATGCCATCAATCTCGAACATATCGGCGATATCATCGAGAAGGGTATACGCCCGGAAATCGTCAAGAAGATCAATCTTGGTCTGAGATTTTCCGATGACGGCAAAAGCGAGCTGGAGCGCCTTTTCTCCATCACGCTCGACAATATCCGCATGGCGCAATCGGTTTTCGCCACCCGCAATGCCGACCTTGCCCGCCGGCTGGTGGAGGTGAAGGAAGATGTGCGCCGGCTGGAAAAACAGTCATCGGAGCGCCATCTCCAGCGCCTGCGCGATGGCCGGGCCGACAGCATCCAGACAAGCTCCGTGCATCTCGACATGCTGCGCGATCTGAAACGCATCAACGCCCATATCGCCGCCGTCGCCCATCCTATTCTCGATGAAAGCGGTCTCCTGATCGAAAGCCGGATCAAGCAGGCGGGTTAG